A stretch of the Mycobacteroides immunogenum genome encodes the following:
- a CDS encoding SRPBCC family protein, translating to MTVHIVVSQVMPASCERTFGLIHDYGRRLEWDTLLRRAYVEGGTADVGKIAVCSARWLLGGYSFRTRYVTFKPPHLAAIKLESKPPFFTKWAASIRHEPIDSDDTDHAADHRDDMSLATYTMTFTCRPAFIEPIAERMFKRETENRLAALANHLQRDKER from the coding sequence ATGACGGTCCACATCGTGGTGTCGCAGGTCATGCCCGCAAGCTGCGAGCGGACATTCGGCCTCATCCATGATTACGGCAGACGGCTGGAGTGGGACACGCTGTTGCGCCGGGCGTATGTGGAGGGCGGTACCGCCGACGTCGGCAAGATCGCCGTCTGTAGCGCGCGCTGGCTTCTGGGCGGGTACTCGTTTCGCACCCGCTACGTCACCTTCAAGCCGCCGCATCTGGCTGCCATCAAACTCGAATCCAAACCACCGTTCTTTACCAAGTGGGCGGCGTCGATACGTCATGAACCGATCGACAGCGACGACACAGACCATGCGGCCGACCATCGCGATGACATGTCGTTGGCGACGTACACCATGACGTTTACCTGCAGACCCGCATTTATCGAGCCCATCGCGGAACGAATGTTCAAGCGCGAGACAGAGAACCGGCTGGCCGCGTTGGCGAACCACCTACAGCGGGACAAGGAGCGCTGA
- a CDS encoding FAD-dependent oxidoreductase, producing MRAVHVAIVGAGPSGFFAAGSLLKHTDFDVHVDMLEMLPTPWGLVRSGVAPDHPKIKSVSAVFEKTATHPRFRFFGNIEVGAKITAEELASRYDAVIYAVGAQSDKPLGIPGDQLPGCIAAVDVVGWYNANPTYQNVSVDLSGERAVVVGNGNVALDVARILGMDPQSLHTTDIADRALDSLDHNAIREVVIIGRRGPLQATFTPLELREMGELPGVDVIVDPEDLAGITDEQLAAAPKPTRTNIETLRKFSERPHTDGHRRVVFRFRTSPIELHGDGEVESITVGHNELVDDDGYVTARDTGERETLPTHLVVRAIGYRGVPVSGLPFDARRGVILNEAGRIEGRDNEYVVGWIKRGPVGVIGTNKSDSQETVDTLLADVASAELSTAPDAAALEEWLLGHEPHIVSQSDWLTIDSHERATGEPQGRPRVKLETVPELLAATGRHDQP from the coding sequence GTGCGCGCCGTTCACGTCGCCATCGTCGGCGCGGGCCCCTCGGGGTTCTTCGCCGCCGGATCGCTGCTCAAACACACCGATTTCGACGTCCATGTGGACATGCTCGAAATGCTGCCGACTCCTTGGGGTTTGGTGCGATCCGGGGTGGCCCCGGATCACCCCAAGATCAAGTCGGTCAGCGCGGTGTTCGAGAAGACGGCGACGCATCCCCGTTTCCGGTTTTTCGGCAACATCGAGGTAGGAGCCAAGATCACCGCCGAGGAGCTGGCATCGCGCTACGACGCGGTGATCTATGCCGTCGGCGCCCAATCCGACAAGCCGCTGGGCATCCCCGGCGATCAGCTGCCCGGTTGTATCGCCGCCGTCGACGTGGTGGGTTGGTACAACGCGAACCCCACGTACCAGAACGTGTCGGTGGACCTCTCCGGTGAGCGCGCCGTGGTTGTCGGCAATGGCAACGTAGCGCTGGACGTGGCCCGCATCCTCGGTATGGATCCGCAGTCACTGCACACCACCGATATCGCCGATCGTGCGCTGGATTCGTTGGATCACAACGCGATCCGCGAAGTGGTGATCATCGGACGGCGCGGCCCGCTACAGGCGACCTTCACTCCGCTGGAGCTGCGTGAGATGGGCGAACTACCCGGCGTGGACGTGATCGTGGATCCCGAGGATCTGGCCGGCATCACCGATGAGCAGCTGGCGGCCGCACCCAAGCCCACCCGCACCAACATCGAAACGTTGCGCAAGTTCTCGGAGCGACCGCACACCGACGGCCACCGCCGCGTGGTGTTCCGGTTCCGCACCTCCCCCATCGAGCTGCACGGCGATGGCGAAGTGGAGTCAATCACGGTGGGTCACAACGAATTGGTCGACGACGATGGCTACGTCACGGCCCGCGACACCGGGGAACGAGAGACACTGCCCACCCACTTGGTGGTGCGTGCCATCGGATACCGCGGGGTCCCGGTGTCCGGGTTGCCCTTCGACGCGCGCCGCGGGGTGATCCTCAACGAGGCCGGACGGATCGAAGGCCGCGACAATGAGTATGTGGTCGGCTGGATCAAGCGTGGCCCGGTCGGTGTCATCGGCACCAACAAGAGCGACTCACAGGAAACCGTCGACACGCTGCTCGCCGACGTGGCGAGCGCCGAACTGAGCACTGCCCCCGATGCCGCGGCCCTGGAAGAATGGCTCCTGGGTCACGAGCCGCACATCGTCTCCCAGTCCGATTGGCTCACCATCGATTCCCATGAACGCGCCACCGGCGAACCGCAGGGGCGCCCCCGCGTGAAACTCGAGACAGTGCCCGAGTTGTTGGCCGCGACGGGACGGCACGACCAGCCGTGA
- a CDS encoding FAD-dependent monooxygenase, whose translation MTEHAVVIAGGGPTGLMLAGELALAGADVAIVERRSTHELEGSRAGGMNSRTLEVLDQRGIVDRFLPQGFSAPVAHFSALLLDTTDQPTRHAFGLALLQYRIERTLCEWLGEYGVPIYRGREVTGFISSNDTVDIDLSDGSTLRAQYLVGCDGGRSLVRKKAGIDFPGWDPSTSCLVADVQVTEEPEWGIHRQGALHSFFKFEEDGPVRVLVTEPQLGRTDTPTLRDLREALLSVRGTDYGIHSPTWISRFTDVTRQAEAYRKGRVLLAGDAAHVHFPIGGQGLNTGIQDAVNLGWKLAQVVNGTSAASLLDTYHTERHPVAARVLHNTLAQTALSRPGERVDALRDIMSDLLTLEKPRRQIAAMMNGLDIHYDLAPEAGPGHPLLGRRMPDLEVRTARGTVRVYTLLHEGRGVLLNLGTAITGTSGWSHRVDVVEAQYLEADRTFELPVIGMVEAPHAVLIRPDGYVAWVGDSTTTGLNGALQNWFGPPRYSGGGS comes from the coding sequence ATGACCGAACACGCGGTGGTGATTGCCGGCGGCGGACCGACGGGATTGATGCTGGCCGGTGAGCTGGCCCTGGCGGGAGCCGATGTCGCAATCGTCGAGCGGCGCAGCACCCACGAGCTGGAAGGCTCGCGCGCCGGCGGCATGAACTCACGCACCCTGGAAGTGCTTGATCAACGAGGCATCGTCGACCGTTTCCTGCCCCAAGGATTCTCGGCACCGGTCGCGCATTTCTCCGCACTCCTACTGGACACGACCGACCAGCCCACTCGGCATGCCTTCGGGCTGGCGCTATTGCAGTACCGCATTGAACGAACCCTGTGCGAGTGGCTCGGCGAGTATGGCGTGCCCATCTACCGTGGGCGCGAGGTCACCGGATTCATCTCATCCAATGACACGGTTGATATCGACCTTTCCGATGGTTCGACGTTGCGCGCGCAGTATCTGGTCGGTTGCGACGGTGGCCGCAGCCTGGTGCGCAAGAAGGCTGGAATCGATTTTCCCGGTTGGGATCCGTCGACCAGCTGCCTGGTCGCCGATGTCCAGGTCACCGAGGAACCGGAGTGGGGCATCCACCGGCAGGGCGCGCTGCATTCCTTCTTCAAATTCGAAGAGGACGGACCGGTCCGGGTTTTGGTGACCGAGCCCCAACTCGGGCGAACCGATACGCCGACGCTGCGCGATCTGCGCGAAGCATTGTTATCCGTCCGCGGCACTGACTACGGAATACACAGTCCCACATGGATTTCCCGATTCACCGACGTAACTCGACAGGCCGAGGCATACCGCAAGGGCCGGGTGCTGCTGGCCGGCGATGCCGCCCACGTGCACTTCCCCATCGGCGGACAGGGCCTCAATACCGGAATCCAGGACGCGGTCAATCTGGGCTGGAAGCTGGCACAGGTTGTCAACGGCACATCAGCGGCAAGCCTGCTGGACACCTACCACACCGAGCGGCATCCGGTCGCGGCGCGAGTGCTGCACAACACCCTGGCACAAACAGCACTGAGCCGCCCCGGTGAACGGGTTGATGCGTTGCGCGACATCATGTCTGATCTGTTGACCCTGGAGAAGCCGCGACGCCAGATCGCGGCGATGATGAACGGCCTGGACATCCATTACGACCTCGCTCCCGAGGCCGGCCCCGGCCATCCCCTGCTCGGGCGGCGGATGCCGGACCTGGAGGTGCGTACCGCACGGGGGACGGTGCGCGTGTACACGCTGCTGCACGAGGGCCGTGGCGTGCTGCTCAACCTGGGCACCGCTATCACCGGCACCTCGGGATGGTCACATCGAGTCGATGTCGTCGAGGCCCAATACCTGGAAGCAGACCGCACTTTCGAGCTGCCGGTGATCGGAATGGTCGAGGCTCCGCACGCCGTACTGATCCGGCCGGACGGCTACGTCGCCTGGGTGGGCGACAGCACCACCACCGGGCTCAACGGCGCACTGCAGAACTGGTTCGGGCCGCCCCGCTACAGCGGTGGCGGTTCGTAG
- a CDS encoding acyl-CoA dehydrogenase family protein, with protein sequence MTNTLTPRDEKKAAKSKSLAKHETGVGLQKHKRGAIDILIAVLTPIAGSELLDKYNLRGAFNKGIFESTKGLFTTLGVANRTFKKVSGSKGGPKRLDKANADYFDLNPEDEQKMIADTVKEFAVEVIRPAAYDSDKNKTYPADLLGKVAELGVTAINIPEDFDGIASQRSTVTNSLVAEALSYGDMGLALPILAPSGVASALTNWGSADQQATYLKEFAGESVPQASVVIAEPQALFDPFSLKTTATRTPSGFRLNGTKSLVPAAAQAELFIVAANYNGRPTLFIVESGTEGITVEEDPSMGIRGAALGRLNLNNVAVPAANLLGEEEGSDTALANYSEAVALGRLGWASLAVGTGQAVLDYVIPYVKQREAFGEPIARRQAVAFMCANIAIELDGLRLVTLRGAARAEQGLPFIREAALARKLATDKGMQIGLDGVQLLGGHGFTKEHPVERWYRNLRAIGIAEGVVIL encoded by the coding sequence ATGACCAACACGTTGACTCCGCGCGACGAGAAGAAGGCCGCCAAGAGCAAGAGCCTGGCGAAGCACGAGACCGGCGTCGGCCTGCAGAAGCACAAGCGTGGCGCGATCGACATCCTCATCGCGGTGCTGACCCCGATCGCGGGCTCGGAGCTGCTGGATAAGTACAACCTGCGCGGAGCCTTCAACAAGGGCATCTTCGAGAGCACAAAGGGCCTGTTCACCACCCTCGGCGTTGCCAACCGCACCTTCAAGAAGGTCTCGGGCAGCAAGGGCGGCCCCAAGCGCCTCGACAAGGCGAACGCCGACTACTTCGACCTCAACCCCGAGGACGAGCAGAAGATGATCGCCGACACGGTGAAAGAATTCGCCGTCGAGGTCATCCGACCGGCCGCCTATGACTCGGATAAGAACAAGACCTACCCCGCCGACCTGCTGGGCAAGGTCGCCGAGCTGGGCGTCACCGCCATCAACATCCCCGAGGATTTCGACGGTATCGCCTCGCAGCGCTCCACCGTCACCAACTCCCTTGTCGCCGAGGCACTTTCATACGGTGACATGGGTCTGGCACTGCCGATCCTGGCGCCGTCGGGTGTGGCCAGCGCGCTGACCAACTGGGGCAGCGCCGACCAGCAGGCCACCTACCTCAAGGAGTTCGCGGGAGAGAGTGTGCCGCAGGCCTCGGTCGTGATCGCCGAGCCGCAGGCCCTGTTCGATCCGTTCAGCCTCAAGACCACGGCCACCCGCACCCCCAGCGGTTTCCGCCTCAACGGCACCAAGTCACTGGTGCCGGCCGCCGCACAGGCCGAGCTGTTCATCGTGGCCGCCAACTACAACGGGCGTCCCACGCTGTTCATCGTCGAGTCCGGCACCGAGGGCATCACCGTCGAGGAAGACCCGAGCATGGGCATCCGCGGCGCGGCACTCGGCCGGCTGAACCTGAACAATGTCGCGGTTCCCGCCGCCAACCTCCTGGGTGAAGAAGAAGGCAGCGACACGGCGCTCGCTAACTACTCGGAGGCCGTCGCCCTCGGCCGCCTCGGTTGGGCCTCGCTGGCCGTCGGCACCGGTCAGGCCGTGCTCGACTACGTGATCCCCTATGTCAAGCAGCGCGAGGCGTTCGGCGAACCCATCGCCCGCCGTCAGGCCGTTGCCTTCATGTGCGCCAACATCGCCATCGAGCTCGATGGTCTGCGTCTGGTCACGCTGCGCGGCGCCGCACGGGCCGAGCAGGGCCTGCCCTTCATCCGCGAGGCCGCGCTGGCCCGCAAGCTCGCCACCGACAAGGGCATGCAGATCGGCCTGGACGGCGTGCAGCTGCTCGGCGGACACGGCTTC
- the hisN gene encoding histidinol-phosphatase: MTPTVSLREDRRLALELADAADEITTSRFGALDLRVDTKPDLTPVTDADTSVESVLRSLLHRSRPADSVVGEEYGGETALTGRQWVIDPIDGTKNFARGVPIWATLIALLQDGVPVVGVISAPALSRRWWAADGLGAHTRVGSGEDKSIHVSAVDRLTSASLSFSSLSGWADRGKRDRFIDLTDTIWRVRGFGDFFSYCLVAEGAVDIAAEPEVSLWDLAPLDILVREAGGRFTNLAGEPGPHGGSAVATNGLLHDEVLKALS, from the coding sequence ATGACGCCCACCGTGTCCTTGCGCGAAGATCGTCGGCTCGCACTTGAATTGGCAGATGCCGCCGACGAAATCACCACGTCCCGGTTCGGCGCACTCGATCTTCGGGTAGATACCAAGCCCGACCTCACGCCGGTGACCGATGCGGACACCTCGGTGGAATCCGTCCTGCGCTCGTTGTTGCACCGGTCGCGCCCGGCCGATTCGGTGGTCGGCGAGGAGTACGGCGGTGAAACCGCGCTCACGGGTCGGCAATGGGTCATCGATCCCATCGACGGCACCAAGAACTTCGCGCGCGGTGTCCCCATCTGGGCCACACTGATCGCGCTACTGCAGGACGGCGTGCCCGTCGTCGGCGTCATCAGCGCCCCGGCACTGTCCCGCCGATGGTGGGCCGCGGACGGCCTGGGTGCTCACACGCGCGTGGGGTCCGGCGAAGACAAGTCGATACATGTCTCGGCAGTTGACCGGTTGACGTCGGCCAGCCTGTCGTTCTCCAGCCTGTCAGGCTGGGCAGATCGCGGGAAACGCGATCGGTTCATCGATCTGACCGACACGATCTGGCGCGTTCGCGGCTTCGGAGACTTCTTCTCCTACTGCCTGGTGGCCGAGGGCGCGGTCGATATCGCCGCCGAGCCCGAGGTCTCACTGTGGGATCTGGCCCCGCTGGACATCCTCGTCCGCGAGGCGGGCGGCCGGTTCACGAACCTGGCCGGGGAACCCGGCCCACACGGCGGTAGCGCGGTGGCCACCAACGGGTTGCTGCACGACGAGGTACTCAAGGCACTCTCCTAA